CAAGTAGGATTCGCTGCTGGGGATCCATGCTGGCTGCCTCGACGGGGCTGATGCCGAAGAAGGAGGCGTCGAAGAAACCGATGTCTTCGTCTAGGAGGTAGGACTTGTTGGTGACGTCCGTTGAGCCGTGGGTCTCTCCATTCTCGTGGAAGAAGCGCTGCAGGCTCAGTTGCTCTGGATCGAATTCCTTCAGGACGTCTCGGGGGTGCTGCAGTAACTCCCACAGTTTTGTAGGCGTCTGGGACTGTCCTGGGAACCGGCATGCCGAGCCGATTATGGCTATCGGCTCGTGCAGAGTTGTCATTATCAAGAATATTTGTATTGTTTCTGGTGTTCAGTGAATAGTTACAACCGTCAGCTCGAGGGGTAATTATACCACTTGAgtctgcatctgcagcaggAGAGGCCACTAGTCGCCTATTGGGCTGACGTAGTAACGAATACGTATACGCACTGAAGCTTAAGACTGTTCAGTCACCAAGTATATTATCCTGAGACGTGGGAGGAGAGCCCTTTATCTATTGCAGCGAAGAATTATTAAATCCAATATGAGGTCTGATTGCTTAAACTGCTGAATAGCTTATTCTTGAGTCAAAGTGAACCCCAACTCGCCCAGTTGCTCGTCCAGGCGAGTATTATTGGCCTATCTGATGCAAGCCGGAGAGTGTCCCGATGTCAATCAACAGCAGAGTTGGAGACGCAACTCTCCAATCAGGGCTTCATCGCGATCGCTGCCCTAATGCGGTAATCCCCAGCGGCTGGCGCACTTATTAACGCTCCACGACCTGGTTCATATGCACTGGCAATTCTGTACCCCCATCTAGTCTCAAAATTTAGGATGTCAACCTCCCCCGACGGAATCTACGAACCAGGCATCGTCGACCCCGGTCTCCCTGGTAAATCCCCAACACAGCCATTCTGGCTCTCTGAACCGTCCAGGATAAGCAACCTCCAATCACCATGGATCGACCAAgccgacatcatcatcattggCTCTGGCATGACAGCGGCAAGTCTCGTCCGCTCGTTATACGCCCGTAAGCCGAATCTgaacatcgtcgtcgtcgaagccCGCGGTCTCTGCTCCGGCGCAACAGGTCGTAATGGGGGGCACTGTAAAGTCATGAGCCCCGGTGTTTGGTTCGAGAGACAGCAGGCATACGGCACGGACGAGGCACTGCGCGTCATGCGCTTTGAGCACGGCCATCTCGACGAGCTGGTTAAGTGCGTCAGGGAGAATGGGATCCAGTGTGACCTGCGGCTGCATGAGGGCGTTGTTGTCTACCACGACGAACACACTTTTAGTCGTGCTATCCGCGCACTCGAGGATATGCGCAAATACGCACCGGACCTTGCAGAGAAGTATACCGTATACACCAACCGAGCGGACCTCGACGCCCGGCACTGCCCGGCGAAAAGCGTCGGCGCGATCGGGATGCCATCAGGCTCAGTGTGGCCGTATAAACTCGTAACCGGGCTCTTGGAGAGATACGTCCGCGACCACAGTCTAACCATCCAAACAAACACCGTCGCCACAGACGTCCACGAGAATCCAGACTACGGCACAGTGAAAACCACACGAGGAGACATCAAAGCACCGATCATCATCCACGCCACAAACGCCTGGATGAGCCATCTCGTGCCGGAACTGCAGCCGTTCGTCTCGCCGGTTCGTGCAAATGTCCAGCGCCATGCCCCAGACTCAAACATCCACGTCGACAACTCGCTTTGGCTGCGCTACGCCGAGCACGACTACGATTACATGGTACAACGCCCAGATGGGGCATTCATAATCGGCCGCGCGAACACAGGCCGCCGCGCAACAAGCGATGACGGGAACATGGACGTTCTACCCCAAACCCACCTCCGCACTGTCGTCCCCGCGCTATTCGACTTCAAGACTCGAAACGTGCAAGTCACGCACGCCTGGAGTGAGTGCGTTGCATTCACGCAGGATGGAAACCCGTTTATAGGGAAGTGGCCGGGACAGGAGAGGAGGCATCAGTGGGTTTGCGGTGCGTACCAGGGAATCGGCATGGTTAGGGCGTTTCGATCAGCCCAGGCTCTGGCTTGTATGGTTTTGGGCCTGAATGTGCCAGTGGAGTTTCCGCGATCGATGGTTATAAATAcggagaggctgaagaggttGGATTTGTCGGTTAGGGCTAAGCTGTAGCTCCATCGTACCTTCTCAATAACAGCACAGCACCTTCCATTGGAATACAGTCTTCTTGCAAGGAAGGTGCACTGGTCGTTCCTTCCATATATTGCTCACGTAGTCAATTACGAAAGAGCAACCCAGAGAATACAAATCGCTCTTTCCTATTCTAGAGGTAAACTACTTAATATGACCCTCAACAATGCTTCTGCACTTCCCCTCGATAACCTGTTGTACAGCGTGCTGGATTGGGGTGTTATCGCATAGCTCACTACTATTGTAGATTCATAGCTGTATTCCGTCTAGATGTCCTCAGATAAAACCCATACTAAGACAAACACCGAGATAGATGGCGACAACATAGTAAGTAGTATGTGCTTAtcccatcgcaccttccaaATAGTATCCTGAATGGACAGGACCTTCCTAATACGAATACTTTACTGACTCTGCAAGGAAAGTGCGATGGGTTTGCTGTCTTTCCGTATACAGTTCAGAATTAATATCGAAGGAAAGAGCGACCACGAGTAATATTCCTGTTCCAGagtatatttagtatatttagcAGTTCATAGTGGATGATGCAATGTCCCGCGAAGGACACCCTTTTCTATCTACACAACCCCATAGTacaaaacaaaagaaataaagGAAATACAAAAGAAATGTCCTACCCCCTCACATTCACCTCCACCGTATCCGTAACACGGATTTTCCGATCATGTCTTCCATCCCAGAGCACCTCCTGGCTCGGACTCCGCGCAACATCCACCTCAGCCCTATTCTCAAAGACACCGGAGCCATGGAAGATGCGACCCTTGTTTGTTGCTGTTCTGCGACCCGAGGACTCCAGACCAATTGATTCAGAGCCGTGCGAGTAGCTCTGGTCTCTGGTTGtgcgcttctccttcaggaAGCCGAATATGGCGCGCAGGGCGGGCAGCGAGAGGGCGATTATGGCGGCGCTGATCTCGGCGCAGGTCCAGGCGATGACCGGGGAGAAGTACCAGGTTGCGTCGGATTCGTTTTCGACGGAGACGATCATGGAGATCATGCGGAGGACGGATGTTCTGGCTTGTTAGTTCGTTACTTTTGTAGGGAAGGGAATATAGGTGCTCACACGACGGCACTGTAAGGGTTAGCAAGGGTTTGATGAATATAGTTAATGTGGGATGCTTACAAGACTCCAAAACACAAGATACCTAGCAATGCAATCTTCCGTGTCAAGCGTGCTTGCAGAGTCAGAACGATTTTGACAGGGAGAAGCAGTACCAGCGAGTCGCAGGCGATAGTCAGAGCCCCCGTTGAGATGAAGACGATTCCCGATCCCATGCATTTCCCGTCTACACTCTGATCCCACATCGCCTGGAGAGGGATACACTGAAGGGCAATGATGAGCGTCTGCGCAACGTACACCGACGTGATAAACGCAAAGGAAAGTCTGAGGTAGAGAATAAACTGCGGCATGGGGTTGATGCGTGCATAAAAGGCCAGCCCCGAGACACGACAGAGCCACAGGTTGAACATATAGACCATCTGGGTCGTGAAGAGCCATTTGTACATATGGACAAGATCCTCTGGAGACTCGAGCATCAGCGCCGCCAGATGGCGACCAGAGCCATAGTGCAGAATCATCATACAGAGGCTCATAGTCGCCCAGGAAACCAGCTATAGCAAGACGCAGGGGTGTCAGGGGAGAAGCAATCAAGCAAGCACTACTGCGTAGACTAGAAGGCTTACCTGCGCCATCAAAATGAAGTAGTCATCCCATCCTAGCTCTCGGACCAGGAACTTGCGAGAATACAGACgcacaagaacaacaacaaaggaAAGCGACGTGGCGAATATGATCCCAATGTATGCTGGCCGGCTGCGATCCTCTTCCAGATAGCCAGGTGAGAATTGCGAGGGGTCTGCCATTCTGCCTGGTAGCAACTCGAGCCAGCTCGATATGCAGAGTATCCCAGGGGCAGCTCCGGAGGTATTATACAAAGACCATCAGTCGGATAGAGGTGAATATTCTTCAGTGTTTGATGGCATAGTACAAAGGTCCAGATACCATATCAGGGAAGAAGCCCTAAGGAAACGCACCAATCCTCATGCTGCGTGCCGTCTGTACTGTTATGTTGATCGCGCTAGGGATTAAATTTAGTCACTGGATGCATCCGAAACAAGAAGGAGTCTGTCTGCCTGGATCCTGTACTTTGGTCGTTGTTGGTACTTTTTCCGTATCCACTATTCATTCTGCTAAGACCGCGCTGAGAGGCCAATCGAGGTAGTCTCGGGCTGGGCCTCAAAGCAAGCCTCAATGAGTCAATGGATTGGTAGGCTGCGTGATAATTCCCTGTGATGGCTTGGTCTAAATACAACCAACTACCACGGGGTAAGGGAGAAACAAGACAGAAGCTAGCTATGGAGTGATGCCTCACATTCCGTTCGAAGGATGGAGTTGGCACAGCGGAGGGTCCGGTCTAGAACATGGTCACTTAACCACTTAGGGCAGTGGATAGGCGACGCCGTTAGACTAGTCGCGACGCCCCCGGGCTACTGGGACTTTAAGCGGCGTAGTCCAAAGGGACTTTTGGGCATTTCTTAAAAGTACTACATAGCCGAGGGTCATACGAAGAGGCTTAAGTGAGCCAGAATCAGAAGACGGCATGGATCAAAGCGTTTTGGACCTGTCAAGTGTCAACAGTCTTCACCGGAGTTTAACTGGCCCCCAGGCTTACTCCCAGCCGTTGACAGCAGCTAGCGGTTTCACTACTGCAGCTGGCCAATTTAAACTGTGCCGCTCGTGCACTAAGGGCAGCAGAGGGCCAGACTTAGGCTGCCAGAGACTCCACAGGGCCCGCTCTCCGCATTGGCGGCTCGGGAGGGGCCGCTGTCATCCAGGATGGACGCTGATCGTAGTACTGTAGTAGTAGTAGGAGGAGTAGGAGAGTTGGTACTTTGTCCTATTACCCCAGCACCCCCCTGTGGTCATTGTGATCACTTGAATGCTGGTTCTTGTTGCTTTTGATCTGGACTGTCACCCCGTCTGCAATATCCAGCGTAGACATGTCGAATTCAGCGTCAAACGTGATGGCCATCGCCGATGCGCCCCAGTTATTGTCCTTCTTGGATGTTCACCGTGTGCTAGTGTTTCTCGCTGGGGCCGTTGTGGTCCGTGTTCTCTGGAGAAAATACTGCACCTCCATCAGGGATATTCCAGGCCCTTTCTGGGCGTCATTCTCGAGCATTTGGAAAGTGTATCAGGTCTGGAAGGGCCACTCGGAGCTGGAAATCCTTGAACTGCACAAGAAGCACGGTATGTCTCTCTCTCCACCTTGAGGTGAAAGTCTCTCCCGCTATTTGAGGTGAAGTCTTAATATAGTAGGCCATTTTGTTCGCCTTACCGACAATGAAGTCAGCGTGTCCCACCCAGACGCAGTCAAGCAGCTTCTCCACGCAAATATCCCAAAGGTATTGGCCCTGAATATGCGTGATCTATCCATAGCTAATTAAGATGCGACCAGGGCACATTCTACTCCGTCTTCAGCCTCCCAGACTACCGATATGTCAACCAAATGTCCGAACTCGACCCTACCTATCACATCCACAAGACCCGCAACCTCTCCGCCGGCTTTTCGCTATCCAACATCACCAAGACAGAGCCGTACATCGACTCCGTGCTGAAACTGTTCACCACCCGCCTCAACGCGCTCAGCGACTCCAACACCCCAATCCACTTCCAGGACTGGTTCAGCTTCTTCGCATTCGACGTCCTCGGCGAAGTGaccttctccaagtccttcggcttcgtcgACTCGGGCATCGACATCCGCAGCGCAATCGCAAACACAGGCCTCCTCGTCTActacatcgccatcttcGGTAACTATGTCTGGTTCCACAACCTCACCCTGGGGAACCCCCTCTTCAGCCGTCTCGGTCTACAGCCTAACTCCCACATCTTCGATACTTGCCTTCTCGCCATCGAAAGCCGCAAGAGTAACCCAGAGCTCCGCCATGATATGGTACAGCGCTGGCTGGACGTGCGTGCTACCCACCCCGAGCGaatgaaggaggaagacaTCTTCGGCGCTGCCGTTGCGAACATTGGAGCCGGTGCCGAGACCGTGAGCTCCACTGCCCAGGCTGTGATCTATAACTTGCTCCGTCGCCCGGATTTGATGAAGCGCGCGCAGGCTGAGATTGATGCTGCGGTGGCCCGTGGAGAACTCTCGCCGTTGGTTCAATATAGTGAGGCTGCGAAGTTGCCCTTCCTCCAGGCTTGTGTGAGTTTATCAATTTTGAATAAATCACAACCATTCTAACTCTGATATAGTTAAAAGAAGCATACCGATTCCACCCTGGCGTCGCGCACAATCTTCCCCGCGTTGTCCCTGAGGGCGGAATAACTATTGCTGGAAGATACTTCCCAGAAGGAGTAAGCCTCACAAGATATACTCCtattagttaactatattaacAAAACACCAGGTCATCCTCAGTGTCCACCCCTGGGTCATCCACCGCAACCCCGACATCTTCGGCGCAGACTGCGAGACCTACAACCCGGACCGCTGGCTCCAAGGCGATACCAAGAAGATGGACTACTTCCTGATCCACGTACGCCCCTCTATTACCCATTTGTTAATATCTCTGACTTATATTTACTTTACAGTGGGGAGCCGGATACAACCAATGTCCCGGCCGCAACCTCGCCCAGTTCGAGCTCTCAAAGGTCCTCACGACCATCGTGCGAGACTACGATATCGAGAAAATCAACCCGAAGAAGGACTGGCAGTATGAGTCCCGGTTCCTTGCTGTTCCTTATGGATGGCCGTGCAGGATTCGGAGGCGCCAGAGGGTGTGATTTTGTTTGTTTATATGAATTAGggctttgtttgtttgttaataattatttatcaGTAGGTAGTTCAACTGCAGTTAATTTActtttctgttttttgtGTttgtgcttttcttttttaatgaTTGAAACACGCGTTCTTGTCGAGCACTACACCTGCAGTAGCTGCGCTGGGCAATGCAGGGCTCACTGGTCGATCCGAAGCACAGTATGCAGGCTATTTATAGGTCGGCTTGGAAACAGCATTTAGGTGCTGGAGGTAAAGACTAGGATGTTGGCCTTCAATtatctttcctttccttttttcctttCAAGTCATAAAAACGGAAGGAAGTTACTTTCACAATTGAACCCAAAGCCAACATGACACGGAGGTCAGAGATATAGGTAAACCCCGTATGGAGAACTGTTATAAATTAAGACACCAACAATAAAGTCCTCTAATAATCCAAGCTCCAAAACAAGTCAATTTGATACCCTTGACGCCTATTCCATTACCTTGATACTCCTTCCCATCCTAAAGCGCCTATCCATCCAAAATCTGTACGATCCTTCAAATACTGGGTTCAAGACCTAAATCCATGATGGTTGTACTCGTCATTGCTGATCTCGCTCGAGACCTCTGACCAACTAGCAGGAGTGGCAACTCGCCCCAGGGAGCCCTCAAATTCACTGAGTACACCGTCCGACGAAGCATCCACCGCAATGTGACTGAAGTTGTCGGCGGTGgacggtgttggtggtgtcggtGCGCGGTCCTGGGTGAACCGAAGGCCTTCTAGATCTGAAAATGGCGACTGGGCATCTGGTGCAGGTCCACTAGCGGCCGAATCAGGGTGAGCATAAATTACGTCGGAGAGGCTTCCCTCTGTGTGGCTAGATGAAGATGTTCTCGGCTGGTGTTCATCGGCCGATGGCCTGGAAACGATCGAAGCCGACATGCCGTCTGATACTTCGGAAACAGGAGTAAAGTCAGCTGCAGTAACGGATGAGACGCGGCTCCTCTGCGTTGGAATGTCAAGTCGAAGCTTGTCTTGCTCGGCCACTGGCTCGGCATCATATATCACCGTCGACTCGGCGACCGGAGGGTCTGACTGTTTGCCCCGTTGCATAGGCTGCGAAGTGCCAAGATCCACGGCAGTTGACCTTGCAGCAGAATTACCTTGATCTTGGCTATCCAGGAGATGACCACTATCATCTACGAGCGTATCGAATGTCCCTAGTGAGCTATTTGATCTCTTCTTATGGCGCTCCTCCAGGAaacttcgtcgtcgctggATCTCGTCCCGCGCTATTCGCCGTCGCTCTTCCGCAGCCGGACCCAGCTCTTCCGTCATAGATATATCATGTCGATAAAGAGATTCAGCCTCGCCGGGATCAACTTCATCCCCAAGGTTGTGCAGCGTCATCGCCAGCTTTCGCCGCGAATTGTCCACCCATCGTCGAAACTGAGGTGATTCATAGACCGCGATGCCCGCGGCAACAAGCGCCGCCACACCAATGATGATTCCTACCACTCGTCAGTGCTCCGATACATGGACAGACTCATGTCGCGCAATATTAAAAAGcgagttttttttttcatatAGTACGGCGTCCAGTTCATTCTTCAAATAGGGATAGATCTCCATTCCAAAGCATGCATCATCACTGATAAGCACACCGCCCCGGCGAAAGTATACAAGGCGTCCAAAGGAGAATGCATCTAGAAGGAAAATAGCAACATACCCTTTGCAACTGGAGTAGGCATCTcggcttctccagctctctAGCACTTTTAAAGCGTATCCGAGAGATCCGTGTCGTAGGCAACCGTTGAAGTCAAGTCAGCCCACTGGCGCTCTGTCGGCGTTCTTCCCCGCTGCGCCTCCACGTGATCTTATCGGGCCCTTATCCACGTGCCCTACGTTGCAACCGCTTTCGGTATCCCGTGTTTCCCCTCATGTCAACAACTTCGTCACCTCAAACAGACCGCGGACTGCATCGGCAATCGGCTTTACCCTGAAATCGCTCTATTCTGTCGCTATGTCGCGCCAATCTACCATGCCTCAGCGTCCCTTGACGCTCACAGAGGAATTagagaagctggagcaaTCCATCACCCTGACGCTTCAAGGTAAACAAACTTCCCGACATGGCTTCCGACCTTCAGATAACTGATCAGTGGATTTACTCTCCAGAGATCGATCATAACTTCAGTCGTGCCCACCGTATTGTCACCACCAGTGTTCTTCCCGTTGTCGAGCAATACTCTGAAGCTTCCCGCGATGTTTGGGATGGCGCAAAGGTTCGTCATTTGTCCGATCGTTTGAACTTAGGCGAACTTAGGCTCATTTGTCCCTTCAGTTCTGGAAACAATTCTTCGAAGCCAGTGCCAATGTTTCCCTGTCTGGATATGAGGAAAAGCCCGACCAGGATACAACTGTTGAAGAAACCCTCACGGAAGATGACTCGGCCAACATCTCTCAAAGCAACCTCACCGAATCCGAATCCTACCAGACTCCGTCTACCGAACGCATCGACCACGATCGGAAGCCCGACGATATCGATCTCACCTCTTTAAGCCTTTCATCACACAGTACTCCTCGCGCTATGCATGATAATCCGCTCAACGACTCGACCGTCACCTCCTCGATcgcccatccatcccctTACGGTCTCCCCGAAGGCGACCACGATCATGACTATGACGACGACTCCTACCTTCCAACCACCCCCGGAAAGCAGCCATCGCGCGGAACTCATCAGCAGACTTACGGCGACGATCTCATGTCCTCATCTCCCTTCATTCCACCCGTATCGCACGAGAAACCGGGCGCCGACCCCGTCTTGCACCATCTCAACGACAGAACCTACCGCGTTCAAGCCACACCCCTCGGAAAGGGCTACGATGCCACGCGGTCCCGGTTCGCCGTCACCCCAAAAGCTTCTGCCACGAAATACGCCTTCGAGGACTCCCCCATGTCCAGTCCCGAGCCCGAAGCCCCGCAACTCAACTCAGAGCTTTTCTCCTCCCCGCTTAAACCCCAAACCCCAGGTACGGGCCGCAAGTCACGCCCAAGCGGTAGCCGGCCACGCGGCACTCCAAAGCCAGGAAAAAGCGTCCTCACACCGGCCAAGGGCGGTCTCGGCAAGCGCAGCGACTGGGACAGCGACGATGACCAGTTcggtgacgaggacgaagacgaactTGGCGTTAGCCCGCCCAAGACAATGCAGTTCCATATTCCCCAGAGCCGACTTATGAAGACACCAGGTTCGTGAATCCCTTTCCTATCATTCTAGCAATACGTATGCTAACGTTAGTGTGAAACAGCCAAGGAAGCATCGAGGCGAATCGTGGAACAACTGCTTTTCACAGCTGGTGCGAACGACACCACAGAGGAGTTGGGGGACGACCAGAGCCCGAGCGTTATTCGGCGGGTGGAGAGGCTTGAGGACGATACCTTCT
This region of Aspergillus puulaauensis MK2 DNA, chromosome 5, nearly complete sequence genomic DNA includes:
- a CDS encoding uncharacterized protein (COG:S;~EggNog:ENOG410Q0BM;~TransMembrane:1 (o6-24i);~antiSMASH:Cluster_5.5); translation: MPTPVAKGIIIGVAALVAAGIAVYESPQFRRWVDNSRRKLAMTLHNLGDEVDPGEAESLYRHDISMTEELGPAAEERRRIARDEIQRRRSFLEERHKKRSNSSLGTFDTLVDDSGHLLDSQDQGNSAARSTAVDLGTSQPMQRGKQSDPPVAESTVIYDAEPVAEQDKLRLDIPTQRSRVSSVTAADFTPVSEVSDGMSASIVSRPSADEHQPRTSSSSHTEGSLSDVIYAHPDSAASGPAPDAQSPFSDLEGLRFTQDRAPTPPTPSTADNFSHIAVDASSDGVLSEFEGSLGRVATPASWSEVSSEISNDEYNHHGFRS
- a CDS encoding uncharacterized protein (COG:S;~EggNog:ENOG410Q2K9;~TransMembrane:7 (o20-41i53-76o96-121i133-156o176-200i212-233o253-276i);~antiSMASH:Cluster_5.5), with the protein product MADPSQFSPGYLEEDRSRPAYIGIIFATSLSFVVVLVRLYSRKFLVRELGWDDYFILMAQLVSWATMSLCMMILHYGSGRHLAALMLESPEDLVHMYKWLFTTQMVYMFNLWLCRVSGLAFYARINPMPQFILYLRLSFAFITSVYVAQTLIIALQCIPLQAMWDQSVDGKCMGSGIVFISTGALTIACDSLVLLLPVKIVLTLQARLTRKIALLGILCFGVFAVVTSVLRMISMIVSVENESDATWYFSPVIAWTCAEISAAIIALSLPALRAIFGFLKEKRTTRDQSYSHGSESIGLESSGRRTATNKGRIFHGSGVFENRAEVDVARSPSQEVLWDGRHDRKIRVTDTVEVNVRG
- a CDS encoding NAD(P)/FAD-dependent oxidoreductase (COG:E;~EggNog:ENOG410QB4X;~InterPro:IPR006076,IPR036188;~PFAM:PF01266;~SMCOG1103:FAD dependent oxidoreductase;~antiSMASH:Cluster_5.5;~go_function: GO:0016491 - oxidoreductase activity [Evidence IEA];~go_process: GO:0055114 - oxidation-reduction process [Evidence IEA]), which codes for MSTSPDGIYEPGIVDPGLPGKSPTQPFWLSEPSRISNLQSPWIDQADIIIIGSGMTAASLVRSLYARKPNLNIVVVEARGLCSGATGRNGGHCKVMSPGVWFERQQAYGTDEALRVMRFEHGHLDELVKCVRENGIQCDLRLHEGVVVYHDEHTFSRAIRALEDMRKYAPDLAEKYTVYTNRADLDARHCPAKSVGAIGMPSGSVWPYKLVTGLLERYVRDHSLTIQTNTVATDVHENPDYGTVKTTRGDIKAPIIIHATNAWMSHLVPELQPFVSPVRANVQRHAPDSNIHVDNSLWLRYAEHDYDYMVQRPDGAFIIGRANTGRRATSDDGNMDVLPQTHLRTVVPALFDFKTRNVQVTHAWSECVAFTQDGNPFIGKWPGQERRHQWVCGAYQGIGMVRAFRSAQALACMVLGLNVPVEFPRSMVINTERLKRLDLSVRAKL
- the ASK1 gene encoding DASH complex subunit ASK1 (COG:S;~EggNog:ENOG410PJ1T;~InterPro:IPR013964;~PFAM:PF08655;~antiSMASH:Cluster_5.5;~go_component: GO:0042729 - DASH complex [Evidence IEA];~go_component: GO:0072686 - mitotic spindle [Evidence IEA];~go_process: GO:0008608 - attachment of spindle microtubules to kinetochore [Evidence IEA]) encodes the protein MSRQSTMPQRPLTLTEELEKLEQSITLTLQEIDHNFSRAHRIVTTSVLPVVEQYSEASRDVWDGAKFWKQFFEASANVSLSGYEEKPDQDTTVEETLTEDDSANISQSNLTESESYQTPSTERIDHDRKPDDIDLTSLSLSSHSTPRAMHDNPLNDSTVTSSIAHPSPYGLPEGDHDHDYDDDSYLPTTPGKQPSRGTHQQTYGDDLMSSSPFIPPVSHEKPGADPVLHHLNDRTYRVQATPLGKGYDATRSRFAVTPKASATKYAFEDSPMSSPEPEAPQLNSELFSSPLKPQTPGTGRKSRPSGSRPRGTPKPGKSVLTPAKGGLGKRSDWDSDDDQFGDEDEDELGVSPPKTMQFHIPQSRLMKTPAKEASRRIVEQLLFTAGANDTTEELGDDQSPSVIRRVERLEDDTF
- a CDS encoding cytochrome P450 (COG:Q;~EggNog:ENOG410PMNM;~InterPro:IPR001128,IPR002401,IPR036396;~PFAM:PF00067;~SMCOG1034:cytochrome P450;~TransMembrane:2 (o23-40i217-237o);~antiSMASH:Cluster_5.5;~go_function: GO:0005506 - iron ion binding [Evidence IEA];~go_function: GO:0016705 - oxidoreductase activity, acting on paired donors, with incorporation or reduction of molecular oxygen [Evidence IEA];~go_function: GO:0020037 - heme binding [Evidence IEA];~go_process: GO:0055114 - oxidation-reduction process [Evidence IEA]) — translated: MSNSASNVMAIADAPQLLSFLDVHRVLVFLAGAVVVRVLWRKYCTSIRDIPGPFWASFSSIWKVYQVWKGHSELEILELHKKHGHFVRLTDNEVSVSHPDAVKQLLHANIPKGTFYSVFSLPDYRYVNQMSELDPTYHIHKTRNLSAGFSLSNITKTEPYIDSVLKLFTTRLNALSDSNTPIHFQDWFSFFAFDVLGEVTFSKSFGFVDSGIDIRSAIANTGLLVYYIAIFGNYVWFHNLTLGNPLFSRLGLQPNSHIFDTCLLAIESRKSNPELRHDMVQRWLDVRATHPERMKEEDIFGAAVANIGAGAETVSSTAQAVIYNLLRRPDLMKRAQAEIDAAVARGELSPLVQYSEAAKLPFLQACLKEAYRFHPGVAHNLPRVVPEGGITIAGRYFPEGVILSVHPWVIHRNPDIFGADCETYNPDRWLQGDTKKMDYFLIHWGAGYNQCPGRNLAQFELSKVLTTIVRDYDIEKINPKKDWQYESRFLAVPYGWPCRIRRRQRV